From the genome of Nicotiana sylvestris chromosome 2, ASM39365v2, whole genome shotgun sequence, one region includes:
- the LOC104241039 gene encoding catalase isozyme 1, translating to MDPYKYRPSSAFNSPFCTTNSGAPVFNNNSSLTVGARGPVLLEDYHLVEKLANFDRERVPERVVHARGASAKGFFEVTHDITHLTCADFLRAPGVQTPVIVRFSTVIHERGSPETLRDPRGFAVKFYTREGNFDLVGNNFPVFFIRDGMKFPDMVHALKPNPKSHIQENWRVLDFFSHVPESLHMFTFLFDDIGIPQDYRHMDGSGVHTFTLINKAGKSTYVKFHWKPTCGVKSLLEEEAARIGGANHSHATQDLYDSIAAGNYPEWKLFIQTMDPDHEDRFDFDPLDVTKTWPEDILPLQPVGRLVLNKNIDNFFNENEQLAFCPSIVVPGVYYSDDKMLQTRIFSYSDTQRYRLGPNYLQLPANAPKCAHHNNHYDGSMNFMHRDEEIDYFPSRYDPVRHAEKYPIPSTMCTGKREKCVIQKENNFKQAGDRYRSFTPDRQERFIRRWVEALSDPRITYEIRSIWISYWSQADKSLGQKLASRLNVRPSI from the exons ATGGATCCATACAAG TACCGTCCGTCAAGTGCCTTCAATTCTCCATTCTGCACCACTAATTCTGGTGCTCCTGTTTTTAACAACAATTCATCTCTTACTGTTGGTGCAAGAG GTCCTGTATTGCTCGAGGATTACCATTTGGTGGAGAAACTTGCCAATTTTGACAGGGAACGTGTCCCTGAACGTGTTGTTCATGCCCGAGGTGCTAGTGCCAAAGGGTTTTTCGAAGTTACCCATGACATCACTCACCTTACCTGTGCTGATTTCCTTCGAGCTCCCGGTGTCCAGACTCCTGTCATTGTGAGATTCTCCACTGTTATACATGAGAGGGGTAGTCCTGAAACTCTGAGGGACCCTCGTGGTTTTGCTGTCAAGTTCTACACCAGAGAG GGAAACTTTGATCTGGTAGGGAACAACTTCCCCGTCTTCTTCATCCGTGATGGAATGAAGTTCCCTGACATGGTCCACGCGCTGAAGCCAAATCCTAAATCCCATATCCAGGAGAATTGGAGGGTCCTTGATTTTTTCTCTCATGTTCCTGAAAGCCTGCACATGTTCACTTTCCTCTTCGACGATATTGGTATTCCACAAGATTACAGGCATATGGACGGTTCTGGTGTCCACACATTCACATTGATCAACAAGGCTGGGAAATCAACCTATGTGAAGTTCCACTGGAAGCCCACATGTGGTGTCAAGTCCTTGTTGGAAGAAGAAGCAGCCCGTATCGGAGGAGCAAATCACAGCCACGCTACTCAAGACCTCTATGACTCTATTGCCGCTGGAAATTATCCTGAATGGAAGCTCTTCATTCAGACTATGGATCCAGATCATGAAGACAGATTTGATTTTGATCCACTTGATGTTACAAAAACTTGGCCAGAGGATATCTTGCCGTTGCAGCCGGTGGGAAGATTAGTTCTGAACAAGAACATTGATAACTTCTTTAATGAGAATGAGCAACTCGCTTTCTGCCCTTCTATTGTGGTTCCAGGTGTTTATTACTCAGATGACAAGATGCTTCAAACTCGTATTTTCTCCTACTCTGATACCCAGAGGTATCGACTTGGACCAAACTATTTGCAACTTCCTGCTAATGCTCCAAAGTGTGCTCATCACAACAATCACTATGATGGCTCTATGAATTTTATGCACAGGGACGAGGAG ATCGACTACTTCCCTTCAAGGTATGATCCTGTTCGCCATGCTGAGAAGTATCCAATTCCTTCTACAATGTGCACTGGCAAACGAGAGAAG TGTGTCATTCAGAAAGAGAACAATTTTAAGCAAGCAGGAGATAGGTACCGCTCATTCACACCAGACAG GCAAGAACGCTTTATTCGTCGGTGGGTGGAGGCCTTGTCTGATCCTCGTATCACTTATGAGATCCGCAGCATTTGGATCTCATACTGGTCTCAG GCTGACAAATCTCTGGGTCAAAAGCTTGCTTCTAGGCTTAATGTGAGACCAAGCATATGA